A region of Massilia sp. WG5 DNA encodes the following proteins:
- a CDS encoding cyanophycinase, with protein sequence MTPREQTREQTRTPPEQDRQLRESHGHLVIIGGHEDRKRDMEILSRFVELSGGPAAKIVVISAASTVADEMWRIYDKAFGELGVQNRVHLHLQSRQCANDEEHIRDIRDATGIFMTGGDQKRLLAIIGGTALDAAMHTALKLRGACIGGTSAGASAMSGHMLAQGRAELHPEKGSVSLGAGLGFLHKVVVDQHFSERQRLSRLLSVVAQNPYLQGIGIDEDTALVIERGVGIEVLGEGAVTIVDGRNMNTNIAEISDRETPELIDVRLHLLPAGSRYRLPKEDTDGADRRIPQPLLEFLENVTKRNPIS encoded by the coding sequence ATGACACCCCGAGAACAGACACGAGAGCAAACCCGGACGCCGCCGGAACAGGACCGCCAGCTGCGCGAAAGCCATGGCCACCTGGTGATCATCGGCGGCCACGAAGACCGCAAGCGCGACATGGAAATCCTCAGCCGCTTCGTCGAACTGTCCGGCGGGCCGGCCGCGAAGATCGTCGTGATCTCGGCCGCCAGTACCGTCGCCGACGAGATGTGGCGCATCTATGACAAGGCCTTCGGCGAACTCGGCGTGCAGAACCGCGTGCACCTGCACCTGCAGAGCCGCCAGTGCGCCAACGACGAAGAGCATATCCGCGACATCCGCGACGCCACCGGCATCTTCATGACCGGCGGCGACCAGAAACGGCTGCTGGCCATCATCGGCGGCACCGCGCTGGACGCCGCGATGCATACCGCCCTCAAGCTGCGCGGCGCCTGCATCGGCGGCACCAGCGCCGGCGCCTCCGCCATGTCCGGCCATATGCTGGCCCAGGGCCGCGCCGAGCTGCACCCCGAGAAGGGTTCGGTCAGCCTGGGCGCGGGCCTCGGCTTCCTGCACAAGGTCGTCGTCGACCAGCACTTTTCGGAGCGCCAGCGCCTGTCGCGCCTGTTGTCGGTGGTTGCGCAGAACCCGTATTTGCAGGGCATCGGCATCGACGAGGACACCGCGCTGGTGATCGAGCGCGGCGTCGGCATCGAAGTGCTGGGCGAAGGCGCGGTTACCATCGTCGACGGCCGCAACATGAACACCAACATCGCCGAGATCTCGGACCGCGAGACCCCCGAGCTGATCGACGTGCGCCTGCACCTGCTGCCGGCCGGCAGCAGGTACCGCCTGCCCAAGGAGGACACCGATGGCGCGGACCGCCGCATCCCGCAACCGCTGCTCGAGTTTCTGGAAAATGTAACGAAACGGAATCCGATCTCATGA
- a CDS encoding isoaspartyl peptidase/L-asparaginase, whose amino-acid sequence MSFTQGDYAIVVHGGAGSPGNYHDGCELAARRAVEELGISGDALEAAIAAVTFLEDDGRFNAGRGAALGLDGATVEMDASVMDTRGRLGAVACVQGIENPVLLARAVADTPHWFLAGDGANRFAHAIRHPRWDKISEHQREQHRQVLKELAGPKPAMPGVDNQAFLRFWNYQRPLELPAHAACDTVGAVVRGPDGHFGVASSTGGSAPSLMGRVGDTPIIGSGFYAGPAGAVAATGIGEHIVRHLLAHRVYSWIEDGMPLEQALQRGVGLFDKDIPVGLIAVSRHDAGAFSNSGMPLAKLIDRAQK is encoded by the coding sequence ATGAGCTTCACCCAAGGAGACTATGCCATCGTCGTCCACGGCGGCGCCGGCAGTCCAGGCAATTACCATGACGGCTGCGAGCTCGCCGCGCGCCGCGCCGTCGAAGAACTCGGCATCAGCGGCGACGCCCTGGAAGCCGCGATCGCAGCCGTCACTTTCCTCGAAGACGACGGCCGCTTCAACGCCGGGCGCGGCGCCGCGCTCGGCCTGGACGGCGCCACCGTCGAGATGGACGCGTCCGTGATGGATACCCGTGGCCGCCTGGGCGCGGTCGCCTGCGTGCAGGGTATCGAGAACCCGGTGCTGCTGGCCCGCGCCGTGGCCGACACCCCGCACTGGTTCCTGGCCGGCGACGGCGCGAACCGCTTCGCCCATGCGATCCGCCATCCGCGCTGGGACAAGATATCCGAGCACCAGCGCGAACAGCATCGCCAGGTGCTGAAGGAACTCGCCGGTCCGAAGCCGGCCATGCCCGGCGTCGACAACCAGGCCTTCCTGCGCTTCTGGAATTACCAGCGGCCGCTGGAGCTGCCAGCCCATGCCGCCTGCGACACCGTGGGCGCCGTGGTGCGCGGGCCGGACGGCCACTTCGGCGTCGCCTCCTCTACCGGCGGATCGGCGCCTTCGCTGATGGGCCGGGTCGGCGACACGCCCATCATCGGCAGCGGCTTCTACGCCGGTCCGGCCGGCGCGGTCGCGGCCACCGGCATCGGCGAACACATCGTGCGGCACCTGCTGGCCCACCGCGTCTACAGCTGGATCGAGGACGGCATGCCGCTCGAACAGGCCCTGCAGCGCGGTGTCGGGCTGTTCGACAAGGACATCCCGGTCGGCCTGATCGCGGTCAGCCGGCATGATGCGGGCGCCTTCAGCAACAGCGGCATGCCGCTGGCAAAACTCATCGATCGCGCACAGAAATGA
- a CDS encoding OmpA family protein, translated as MTKFSTLCVFGTALLVTACVSQQKYEASQQRNAELEAQYKQLNETMGSEIASRELHISRMQDAIRVSLNDDLLFPSGGSDMSSDAKASVAKVAAILAPHQRNKIKVNGYTDSTPIGPALEKQGITTNLILSQKRADTVM; from the coding sequence ATGACGAAATTCTCCACACTGTGCGTATTCGGTACGGCGCTGCTGGTGACGGCTTGCGTGTCGCAGCAAAAGTACGAAGCGTCACAACAAAGGAATGCCGAACTCGAGGCGCAGTACAAGCAACTCAACGAGACCATGGGCTCCGAGATTGCTTCCCGCGAGTTGCATATCTCTCGAATGCAGGACGCGATCAGGGTGTCGCTTAACGACGACTTGCTGTTCCCCTCGGGCGGCTCGGACATGTCGTCCGATGCCAAGGCGAGCGTTGCCAAGGTGGCCGCGATCCTGGCGCCTCACCAGAGAAACAAAATCAAGGTGAATGGCTACACGGATAGCACGCCGATTGGTCCGGCACTGGAGAAACAGGGCATCACGACCAATCTCATCCTTTCCCAAAAACGCGCTGACACCGTCATGTAG
- a CDS encoding OmpA family protein, translating to MISQGVNPNLVSAKGFGDADPVASNDTPEGRAQNRRVELTIASPGTEQGVPIDTR from the coding sequence ATGATCTCGCAGGGCGTCAACCCGAATCTCGTCTCGGCCAAAGGCTTTGGCGATGCCGATCCGGTCGCTTCCAACGATACGCCGGAGGGTCGGGCGCAGAATCGCCGGGTGGAACTCACCATAGCCAGCCCCGGCACCGAACAGGGTGTGCCCATCGACACCCGTTAG
- a CDS encoding DUF2244 domain-containing protein: protein MMLYECTLQRNCSLTPRQVARAYALLCSVSLTVALAFFLHGVWIVLAFSLLELSCVGLAMLLYARHALDRERIALTDSCLLVECVQADRRSQARLDPLWTRVLPPAEGGPPAGARRALITLESRGVRVEVGRFVNEAKRRQVARELRQALRQVSVMR from the coding sequence ATGATGCTCTACGAGTGCACACTGCAACGCAACTGCTCGCTGACGCCACGCCAGGTGGCGCGCGCCTATGCCCTGCTGTGCAGCGTGTCGCTCACGGTCGCCCTCGCCTTCTTCCTGCACGGCGTCTGGATCGTGCTCGCCTTCTCGCTGCTGGAACTGTCCTGCGTGGGCCTGGCCATGCTGCTGTATGCGCGGCACGCGCTCGACCGCGAACGCATCGCGCTGACCGACAGCTGCCTGCTGGTCGAGTGCGTACAGGCCGACCGGCGCAGCCAGGCGCGCCTCGACCCGCTGTGGACGCGCGTGCTGCCGCCCGCCGAGGGCGGTCCGCCCGCCGGCGCCCGGCGCGCCCTGATCACGCTCGAATCGCGTGGCGTGCGCGTCGAGGTCGGCCGTTTCGTGAACGAAGCAAAACGGCGCCAGGTCGCGCGCGAACTGCGCCAGGCGCTCCGCCAGGTCTCCGTGATGCGCTAA
- the ctaD gene encoding cytochrome c oxidase subunit I: MSTTAGSPEFAHGEGHVHAQPHGWRRWLYATSHKDIGTLYLWFSAVMLMEGGLLAMLIRLELFQPGLQFFRPELYNEFVSLHGLVMVFGAIMPAFVGFANWMVPLQVGASDMAFARMNNFSFWLLPPAALLLTASFFVPGGATGAGWTMYPPLSLQMGTGMDMTIFAVHLMGASSIMGSINIITTILNMRAPGMTLMKLPMFCWTWLITAYLLIAVMPVLATAVTMLLTDRHFGTTFFNAAGGGDPVMFQHIFWFFGHPEVYIMILPGFGIVSQVIPAFARKPLFGYASMVYATAAIAIISFIVWAHHMFTTGMPITAQLFFMYATMLVAIPTGVKVFNWVATMWKGSLSFEPAMLFAVGFIWVFTIGGFTGLILSVAPIDIQVQDTYYVVGHFHYVLVAGSLFCLFAGYYYWVPKWTGHMVKDWRAKCHFWNSLVWVNVTFFPMHFLGLAGMPRRYADYAVQFTDFHMITSIGAWLFGLSQVYWLLFIVIPNIRGGPPAPAKPWEGAEGLEWTIPSPAPFHTFETPPMVK; this comes from the coding sequence ATGAGCACCACCGCAGGCAGCCCCGAGTTCGCGCATGGCGAAGGCCATGTCCACGCCCAACCGCACGGCTGGCGGCGCTGGCTGTACGCCACCAGCCACAAGGACATCGGCACCCTCTACCTGTGGTTCTCGGCCGTGATGCTGATGGAGGGCGGCCTGCTCGCCATGCTGATCCGGCTGGAACTGTTCCAGCCCGGCCTGCAATTCTTCCGTCCCGAGCTGTACAACGAATTCGTGTCCCTGCACGGGCTGGTCATGGTGTTCGGCGCGATCATGCCGGCCTTCGTCGGCTTCGCCAACTGGATGGTGCCGCTGCAGGTCGGCGCTTCCGACATGGCCTTCGCGCGCATGAACAACTTCTCGTTCTGGCTGTTGCCGCCGGCCGCCCTGCTCCTGACCGCCTCCTTCTTCGTGCCGGGCGGCGCCACCGGCGCCGGCTGGACCATGTACCCGCCGCTGTCCTTGCAGATGGGCACCGGGATGGACATGACGATCTTCGCGGTCCACCTGATGGGCGCCTCGTCCATCATGGGTTCGATTAACATCATCACCACCATCCTCAATATGCGGGCCCCGGGCATGACCCTGATGAAGCTGCCGATGTTCTGCTGGACCTGGCTGATCACCGCCTACCTGCTGATCGCCGTGATGCCGGTGCTGGCCACGGCGGTCACGATGCTGCTCACGGACCGTCATTTCGGCACCACTTTCTTCAATGCGGCCGGCGGCGGCGATCCGGTGATGTTCCAGCACATCTTCTGGTTCTTCGGCCATCCCGAGGTCTACATCATGATCCTGCCCGGTTTCGGGATCGTCTCGCAGGTCATCCCGGCCTTCGCACGTAAACCCCTGTTCGGCTATGCCTCGATGGTGTACGCGACGGCGGCGATCGCCATCATCTCCTTCATCGTCTGGGCCCACCACATGTTCACGACCGGCATGCCGATCACGGCCCAGCTCTTCTTCATGTACGCCACCATGCTGGTCGCGATCCCGACCGGCGTGAAAGTATTCAACTGGGTGGCGACCATGTGGAAGGGCTCGCTGAGCTTCGAGCCGGCGATGCTGTTCGCGGTCGGCTTCATCTGGGTGTTCACGATCGGCGGCTTCACCGGCCTGATCCTGTCGGTGGCGCCGATCGACATCCAGGTCCAGGACACCTATTACGTGGTCGGGCACTTCCACTACGTGCTGGTGGCGGGATCGCTATTTTGCCTGTTCGCCGGCTATTACTACTGGGTGCCGAAGTGGACCGGGCACATGGTCAAGGACTGGCGCGCCAAGTGCCATTTCTGGAATTCGCTGGTCTGGGTGAACGTGACCTTCTTCCCCATGCACTTCCTCGGCCTGGCCGGGATGCCGCGCCGCTATGCCGACTATGCCGTCCAGTTCACCGATTTCCACATGATCACCTCGATCGGCGCCTGGCTGTTCGGCCTGAGCCAGGTCTACTGGCTGCTCTTCATCGTGATACCGAACATCCGCGGCGGTCCGCCGGCCCCGGCCAAGCCCTGGGAAGGGGCCGAAGGGCTGGAGTGGACGATCCCCAGCCCGGCGCCCTTCCATACCTTCGAGACGCCACCCATGGTGAAATGA
- a CDS encoding Hsp70 family protein, with protein sequence MANACGVDFGTSNSTVGWVRPGQPSLLALEDGKATLPSVVFFNADDEQVRYGRAALADYLEGYEGRLMRSLKSLLGTSLMDGQTEVAGRALPFRQLLSHFIGELRRRAQQQAGREFTSAVFGRPVYFIDDDPQADRLAEDTLAEIARAAGFREIGFQYEPIAAAFDYESRIEKEELVLIADIGGGTSDFSLVRLGPERAGRIERREDILATGGVHIGGTDFDKYLSLASVMPLLGYGSALVSGAPIPSSYYFNLATWHTINQAYTRKSVAQLEDLARDAAEPAKLGRLRHLIDERAGHWLAMQVEEAKIGLSGTPLVELDLDRLSPPERLQVGRALFETAIAGLVEQVGATVQRLLDEAGVAAERVDTVFFTGGSSGVAALRERIAAIVPQARRVEGDLFGSIGAGLAIDAARKFG encoded by the coding sequence ATGGCGAACGCTTGCGGCGTCGATTTCGGCACCTCCAATTCCACCGTCGGCTGGGTCCGTCCCGGCCAACCCAGCCTGCTGGCCCTCGAAGACGGCAAGGCGACCCTGCCGTCGGTCGTGTTCTTCAATGCCGACGACGAACAGGTGCGCTACGGCCGCGCCGCGCTGGCCGATTACCTGGAGGGCTACGAAGGCCGCCTGATGCGCTCCCTGAAGAGCCTGCTCGGCACCAGCCTGATGGATGGCCAGACCGAGGTGGCCGGCCGTGCCTTGCCCTTCCGCCAACTGTTGTCCCACTTCATCGGCGAACTGCGCCGCCGCGCGCAGCAGCAGGCCGGCCGCGAGTTCACCAGCGCCGTGTTCGGCCGCCCCGTGTATTTCATCGACGACGACCCGCAGGCCGACCGCCTGGCCGAGGACACCCTGGCCGAGATTGCCCGTGCGGCCGGGTTCCGCGAGATCGGCTTCCAGTACGAGCCGATTGCCGCCGCCTTCGACTACGAATCGCGCATCGAGAAGGAAGAGCTGGTGCTGATCGCCGACATCGGCGGCGGCACCTCGGACTTTTCGCTGGTGCGCCTCGGTCCGGAGCGCGCCGGGCGCATCGAGCGGCGCGAGGACATCCTGGCCACCGGCGGCGTGCACATCGGCGGCACCGACTTCGATAAATACCTGAGCCTGGCCTCGGTGATGCCGCTGCTGGGCTACGGCAGCGCGCTGGTGTCGGGCGCGCCGATCCCCTCCAGCTATTATTTCAACCTGGCGACCTGGCATACGATCAACCAGGCCTATACTCGCAAGAGCGTGGCCCAGCTAGAAGACCTGGCGCGCGACGCCGCCGAGCCGGCCAAACTGGGGCGCCTGCGCCACCTGATCGACGAGCGCGCCGGCCACTGGCTGGCGATGCAGGTCGAGGAAGCCAAGATCGGCCTGTCCGGCACGCCGCTGGTCGAGCTCGACCTCGACCGCCTGTCGCCGCCCGAACGCCTGCAGGTCGGGCGCGCGCTGTTCGAGACCGCGATCGCGGGCCTGGTCGAGCAGGTCGGTGCGACCGTGCAGCGCCTGCTGGACGAGGCCGGGGTGGCGGCGGAACGCGTCGACACGGTCTTCTTCACCGGCGGATCGAGCGGCGTGGCGGCGCTGCGCGAGCGGATCGCCGCCATCGTCCCGCAGGCCCGCCGCGTCGAGGGCGACCTGTTCGGCAGCATCGGCGCCGGCCTGGCCATCGACGCCGCCCGTAAATTCGGATGA
- a CDS encoding PolC-type DNA polymerase III, producing the protein MFERPIVMLDFETTGLSPESGDRITEVAALRIAGGEIVERYVSLVNCGVRIPPFITSLTGITQQMVDGAPPAAEVIPELIDFIGADTLAAHNASFDEKFLKAEGTRQGHACRHAGLVCSVKLSRRVLPGMPSYKLGELARSLGIAFRGTAHRAEADAEVAARLLLHIGRHLGESYGLGSVAPELLVEINRLAAAKVDEYIGGYAAARKRVA; encoded by the coding sequence ATGTTTGAACGTCCGATCGTCATGCTCGACTTCGAGACCACCGGCCTGTCGCCCGAGTCCGGCGACCGCATCACCGAGGTCGCCGCGCTGCGCATCGCGGGCGGCGAGATCGTCGAGCGCTATGTCTCGCTGGTGAACTGCGGCGTGCGCATTCCGCCCTTCATCACCTCGCTGACCGGCATCACCCAGCAGATGGTGGACGGCGCGCCGCCGGCCGCCGAGGTGATTCCGGAACTGATCGACTTCATCGGCGCCGATACCCTGGCCGCGCACAACGCCAGCTTCGACGAGAAGTTCCTGAAGGCCGAGGGCACGCGCCAGGGCCATGCCTGCCGCCACGCCGGCCTGGTGTGCTCGGTCAAGCTGTCGCGCCGGGTCTTGCCGGGCATGCCCAGCTACAAGCTCGGCGAACTGGCGCGCTCGCTGGGGATCGCCTTCCGCGGCACCGCCCACCGCGCCGAAGCCGACGCCGAGGTCGCCGCCCGCCTGCTGCTGCACATCGGCCGCCATCTCGGCGAATCCTATGGACTGGGAAGCGTGGCGCCGGAACTGTTGGTTGAGATCAATCGCTTGGCCGCAGCCAAGGTGGATGAGTATATCGGCGGCTATGCTGCAGCGCGCAAGCGCGTCGCTTGA
- a CDS encoding tetratricopeptide repeat protein — translation MQHSDLSPENTVLAWFARAAERGDPYAQFNLGLIYKDGHGVARDDGRAVEWLRRAAEQGLAFAQNHLGSMFYQGRGVAQSDAQAVRWFALAAEQGDPSAQQNLGDMLRGGRGLARSPEQALVWYQRAAAQNLPSAQHVLGECYLHGEGAPVNYPLAAAWLRKAALGKHAPAEVALGLMLRRGQGMAPNDTEAVYWFRRAAGRGDPAAQRLLGLCYLEGVGVARDARAALPWLHCAARQGDAEAQFSLGLLLASGRGGVRDEAAALTWSTRAAKQGHMLAQYKLGNMYAHGRGVAADVRQAFYWYRQAAGQGAANAQFTLGVMYANGQGVHRDEATAVEWYRRAAEQGDASAQNNLGVMYATGQGVAQDDAEAVRWYALAAEQGHALAQYNLGGMYNSGRGVARDSVRSYMWMLLAADAGDPAASANKAIVARRLSAREIEDAEGLSRQWRAGAREREERRAA, via the coding sequence ATGCAGCACTCTGATTTGTCGCCGGAGAATACCGTGCTGGCCTGGTTCGCCCGCGCTGCCGAGCGGGGCGATCCCTATGCGCAATTCAACCTCGGCCTGATCTACAAGGACGGCCACGGGGTGGCGCGCGACGACGGCCGCGCCGTCGAGTGGCTGCGCCGCGCCGCCGAGCAAGGCCTGGCCTTCGCCCAGAACCACCTGGGGTCGATGTTCTACCAGGGCCGCGGCGTGGCGCAGTCCGATGCCCAGGCGGTACGCTGGTTCGCGCTGGCGGCCGAGCAGGGCGATCCATCGGCCCAGCAGAACCTCGGCGACATGCTGCGCGGCGGGCGCGGCCTGGCGCGCAGCCCCGAACAGGCGCTGGTGTGGTACCAGCGCGCCGCCGCCCAGAACCTGCCCAGCGCCCAGCACGTGCTCGGCGAATGCTATCTGCACGGCGAAGGCGCGCCGGTCAACTATCCGCTGGCCGCGGCCTGGCTGCGCAAGGCGGCGCTCGGCAAGCATGCGCCGGCCGAGGTGGCGCTCGGGCTGATGCTGCGCCGCGGCCAGGGCATGGCGCCCAACGATACCGAGGCCGTCTACTGGTTCCGGCGCGCAGCCGGTCGCGGCGATCCGGCCGCGCAGCGCCTGCTGGGACTGTGCTACCTCGAAGGCGTGGGCGTCGCACGCGACGCCAGAGCGGCGCTGCCATGGCTGCACTGCGCCGCGCGCCAGGGCGATGCCGAAGCCCAGTTCAGCCTGGGCCTGCTGCTGGCCAGCGGCCGCGGCGGCGTGCGCGACGAGGCCGCCGCATTGACCTGGAGCACGCGCGCCGCCAAGCAGGGCCATATGCTGGCCCAGTACAAGCTCGGGAATATGTACGCGCACGGCCGCGGCGTGGCGGCCGACGTGCGCCAGGCCTTTTACTGGTACCGCCAGGCCGCCGGCCAGGGCGCCGCGAACGCCCAGTTCACGCTGGGCGTGATGTACGCGAACGGGCAGGGCGTGCACCGCGATGAAGCCACCGCCGTCGAGTGGTACCGCCGCGCCGCCGAGCAGGGCGACGCCAGCGCCCAGAACAACCTCGGCGTGATGTACGCGACCGGGCAGGGCGTCGCGCAGGACGATGCCGAGGCCGTGCGCTGGTACGCGCTGGCCGCCGAGCAGGGACATGCGCTGGCCCAGTACAACCTGGGCGGCATGTACAACAGCGGCCGCGGCGTCGCGCGCGACAGTGTGCGCTCGTACATGTGGATGCTGCTGGCGGCCGATGCCGGCGACCCGGCGGCCAGCGCCAACAAGGCCATCGTCGCGCGCCGCCTGTCGGCCCGCGAGATCGAGGATGCGGAGGGCCTCAGCCGCCAGTGGCGCGCCGGCGCCCGGGAGCGCGAGGAGCGGCGCGCCGCCTGA
- a CDS encoding prolyl oligopeptidase family protein — translation MHMRHATLAAALAAAFLASAAAPAVAAPQACAAGTPLNYPVAKKVDQTDDYHGTRVADPYRWLEDANSAETKAWVDAENKLTQSYLAQIPQREAIRQRLTELWNYERYSVPFKEGGRYFFSRNDGLQNQSVLYTMKSLTDTPRLLLDPNTLAADGTVALAGLAVSPDGKLLAYSTAASGSDWNEIRVRDVDTGKDLDDHIQWVKFSSTAWTRDGKGFFYSRYDEPKEATKLADVNYFQKLYYHKLGTPQAADVLVYDRPDEKEWGFGATTTDDGRYLLIHATKGTAHKYRIFYKDLSKPASPVVPLIDNFDAAYDFIDNVGPVFYFVTDRKASRQRIVAIDIRKPQEANWSTIVPESRQTLQSAHLINGQLVAEYLADARSVVKLTDLKGKALREIALPGIGSVGGFAGKRGDTETFYSFTGFTTPTTIYRVDMKSGASTVFRKPEVKFNPADYETRQQFYTSRDGTRVPMFITSKKGLKLDGNNPTYLYGYGGFNISMTPGFSPANLAWMEMGGVYVVANLRGGGEYGEAWHEAGTKLKKQNVFDDFIGAAEWLVNNKVTSPAKLAIGGGSNGGLLVGAAMTQRPELFAAAIPMVGVMDMLRFHKFTIGWAWTSDYGSSENPDEFKALAKYSPLHNLKPGTCYPATMITTADHDDRVVPAHSFKFAATAQADQAGGNPIIIRIDTKAGHGAGKPTSKQIEEVADRWGFLSRALKMDEAPVASASAPMGAAD, via the coding sequence ATGCATATGAGACACGCCACCCTTGCCGCCGCCCTCGCCGCCGCCTTTCTCGCGTCCGCGGCCGCGCCGGCCGTCGCCGCGCCACAAGCCTGCGCCGCCGGCACGCCGCTGAACTATCCCGTCGCGAAGAAGGTCGACCAGACCGACGATTACCACGGCACCAGGGTTGCCGACCCCTACCGCTGGCTGGAAGACGCCAACAGCGCCGAGACCAAGGCCTGGGTCGACGCCGAGAACAAGCTCACCCAATCCTATCTGGCGCAGATCCCGCAGCGCGAAGCGATCCGCCAGCGCCTGACCGAGCTGTGGAATTACGAGCGCTACAGCGTGCCCTTCAAGGAGGGCGGCCGCTACTTCTTCAGCCGCAACGACGGCCTGCAGAACCAGTCGGTGCTGTACACCATGAAGTCGCTGACGGACACGCCGCGCCTGCTGCTCGATCCCAACACCCTGGCGGCGGACGGCACCGTGGCCCTGGCCGGCCTAGCGGTCAGCCCGGACGGCAAGCTGCTGGCCTACTCGACCGCGGCTTCGGGTTCGGACTGGAACGAGATCCGCGTGCGCGACGTCGACACCGGCAAGGATCTCGATGACCACATCCAGTGGGTGAAGTTCTCCAGCACCGCCTGGACCCGCGACGGCAAGGGCTTCTTCTACAGCCGCTACGACGAGCCGAAGGAAGCGACCAAGCTGGCCGACGTCAACTATTTCCAGAAGCTCTACTACCACAAGCTGGGCACGCCGCAAGCGGCGGACGTGCTGGTCTACGACCGCCCGGACGAGAAGGAATGGGGCTTCGGCGCCACCACCACCGACGACGGCCGCTACCTGCTGATCCACGCCACCAAGGGCACGGCGCACAAATACCGCATCTTCTACAAGGACTTGAGCAAGCCGGCCAGCCCCGTGGTGCCGCTGATCGACAACTTCGACGCGGCCTATGACTTCATCGACAACGTCGGCCCGGTGTTCTACTTCGTTACCGACCGCAAGGCCTCGCGCCAGCGCATCGTCGCCATCGACATCCGCAAGCCGCAGGAAGCCAACTGGTCCACGATCGTGCCGGAAAGCCGGCAGACCCTGCAGTCGGCGCACCTGATCAACGGACAGCTGGTGGCCGAGTACCTGGCCGATGCCCGCAGCGTGGTCAAGCTGACCGACCTGAAGGGCAAGGCGCTGCGCGAGATCGCGCTGCCGGGCATCGGCTCGGTCGGCGGCTTCGCGGGCAAGCGCGGCGACACCGAGACCTTCTATTCCTTCACCGGCTTCACCACCCCGACCACGATCTACCGCGTCGACATGAAGAGCGGCGCCTCGACGGTATTCCGCAAGCCGGAGGTGAAGTTCAACCCGGCCGACTACGAGACCCGCCAGCAGTTCTACACCAGCCGCGACGGCACCAGGGTCCCGATGTTCATCACGTCGAAGAAGGGCCTGAAGCTGGACGGCAACAACCCGACCTATCTGTACGGCTACGGCGGCTTCAACATCTCGATGACCCCGGGCTTCTCGCCGGCCAACCTGGCCTGGATGGAGATGGGCGGCGTCTACGTGGTCGCCAACCTGCGCGGCGGCGGCGAGTACGGCGAAGCCTGGCACGAGGCCGGCACCAAACTGAAGAAGCAGAACGTGTTCGACGACTTCATCGGCGCCGCCGAATGGCTGGTGAACAACAAGGTGACCTCGCCGGCCAAGCTGGCGATCGGCGGCGGCAGCAACGGCGGCCTGCTGGTGGGCGCGGCGATGACCCAGCGCCCGGAACTGTTCGCTGCGGCGATTCCGATGGTGGGCGTGATGGACATGCTGCGCTTCCACAAGTTCACGATCGGCTGGGCCTGGACCTCGGACTACGGTTCATCGGAAAATCCGGACGAGTTCAAGGCCCTGGCGAAATACTCGCCGCTGCACAACCTGAAACCGGGCACCTGCTATCCGGCCACCATGATCACCACGGCCGACCACGACGACCGCGTGGTGCCGGCGCATAGCTTCAAGTTCGCCGCCACCGCCCAGGCCGACCAGGCCGGCGGCAATCCGATCATCATCCGCATCGACACCAAGGCCGGGCACGGCGCGGGCAAGCCGACCAGCAAGCAGATCGAGGAGGTGGCGGACCGCTGGGGCTTCCTGAGCAGGGCCTTGAAGATGGATGAGGCGCCGGTAGCCTCGGCGTCCGCGCCGATGGGCGCAGCGGACTGA